A genomic stretch from Helianthus annuus cultivar XRQ/B chromosome 1, HanXRQr2.0-SUNRISE, whole genome shotgun sequence includes:
- the LOC118490711 gene encoding uncharacterized protein LOC118490711, which yields MKKAGNPVTNRAAIKKLLDSLPKEWSLQCMMIKTEFLNNPNPVTLTDLINTLRAFEMDVNKREMNTAGYQPKATQPSAGLKNVAFLASGGITPQASDLIYANASASASKAPQVVEKTITVDTQALKVSTENVALFNTFLSSYEALMSGELRKEMFTAEDMYQVDPDDMEEMDLKWQMAMITLRLKKFQDKTGKRLGLGKAGFDKSKLRCYNCKNLGHFKRDCPMLKEGNSEATSAAKQITAEENKSNASPSTPKALVVEDYDWSEEITEAKEQVNKALMAKISSESSAKHFEKQTTGIPTGNNDADQGLKGILPSVESGDKAEKDAEKGKDKVQATAMKADASKEKADKDLIPLSVKKMCAMMMETAEGQK from the exons atgaagaaaGCTGGAAATCCTGTAACCAATCGTGCTGCAATAAAGAAATTGCTTGACTCGCTCCCCAAGGAATGGAGCCTGCAGTGTATGATGATCAAGACGGAATTCCTCAACAATCCTAATCCTGTTACTCTGACAGATCTGATCAACACTCTAAGGGCATTTGAAATGGACGTAAACAAGAGAGAGATGAACACTGCTGGATATCAACCTAAAGCAACTCAACCTTCAGCAGGACTGAAGAATGTAGCGTTTCTCGCTTCAGGGGGCATTACTCCACAAGCTTCTGATCTAATTTATGCAAATGCTTCCGCAAGCGCATCTAAAGCCCCAcaagttgttgagaaaacgatCACTGTCGATACTCAAGCACTGAAAGTTTCAACCGAGAATGTGGCACTCTTCAACACTTTCCTAAGCAGCTATGAAGCCCTAATGTCTGGGGAATTGAGGAAGGAGATGTTTACTGCcgaagacatgtatcaggttgatccagatgatatggaagaaatggatctgaaatggcaaatggccatgatcactCTGAGATTGAAGAAGTTTCAAGACAAGACAGGCAAGCGATTAGGTCTTGGAAAAGCtggttttgacaagtctaagCTGAGGTGCTACAACTGTAAGAATCTTGGACACTTCAAGCGTGACTGTCCGATGTTGAAAGAGGGAAACAGTGAAGCTACTTCTGCTGCTAAACAGATCACTGCCGAAGAGAACAAAAGCAACGCCTCTCCCAGCACGCCGAAGGCTTTGGTTGTTGAAGACTATGACTGGAGCGAAGAGATCACTGAAGCTAAGGAACAAGTCAACAAAGCACTGATGGCCAAAATCTCTAGTGAATCATCTGCAAAGCACTTTGAGAAGCAGACAACGGGAATCCCAACTGGAAACAATGATGCTGACCAGGGATTGAAAGGTATTCTGCCTTCAGTGGAGTCTGGTGATAAAGCTGAAAAAGATGCTGAGAAAGGAAAGGATAAAGTTCAAGCTACAGCCATGAAAGCAGATGCATCAAAAGAGAAGGCTgacaaagacttg ATTCCATTgagtgtaaagaagatgtgtgcgatgatGATGGAGACTGCGGAGGGTCAAAAATAG